The following is a genomic window from Bacillus sp. V2I10.
GTAGAAATCACATTAACCGTAATATACCCAAGAGCAAGCTTCTCTTCAATTTTCATCCCGACAATAACACCAATCCCATACCCAATAGCATAGGCAATTAAGTTCTGAATCTCATTTAAATTATCCAGCACCAGCCCAAGGCCAATGACATATATAACAACCTCAATCGTACTGATAAAAGCCGCTAAATACCGCTGACCCTTTAACGTCAAAATCATGCGTATCGTAAAAAATGATACGTAAACAATATTGATGAGCAAGATGATTAACACCATCGTTACACTATTTGAAAGCAATCGACTTCCTCCTAACCATGTTATACCTCTTAATGAAGGTAACAGGTCATATCTTACTAAAGTTTGTGCAAAGACACAATGCCTTTTTTATTGTGATTTCTTAACTATTTTTCTCATTAATCTATTAGGGAATGCAGCCGGAAAGTGCAATTTTTTTGCTGATTTGCGGAAAATATGAACTTCTGTGTAATGGTCTTTTTTAGGGAGGACAGTTCTTGCGAAGTTTTGACTGGAGAATGGGGATTCCGGCTCGTTACAGTGCTTCAGCGGATATAAAATAAAGACCTGTTTTGCAAAGATTTCGTGGAGGGGATCGCCGTGATTGGAGTTGAGCGCTTTTCTACTTCTTAAAAGATTCATTTGCCGAGGGCAGCTAGAAAAGGCCATTTCCGTGATTATTTTGTTTTTTTGGTTCATATTACT
Proteins encoded in this region:
- a CDS encoding DUF2179 domain-containing protein; the encoded protein is MVLIILLINIVYVSFFTIRMILTLKGQRYLAAFISTIEVVIYVIGLGLVLDNLNEIQNLIAYAIGYGIGVIVGMKIEEKLALGYITVNVISTESERDLPAILRDRGYGVTDWMANGREGDRLAMQILTPRKYELNLYAAIKELDPKAFIIAFEPKTIHGGFWVKAVRRSKIEV